The proteins below are encoded in one region of Calditrichota bacterium:
- a CDS encoding ribulose-phosphate 3-epimerase, whose amino-acid sequence MADLAGSIGSIEDAVDYIHCDVMDGHFVPNLTFGPPVIKAIKRVSAVPLDVHLMIERPGAWIERFLGAGLGRGDYLTFHIEAEPDPSEAIGVIRAAGVGAGLSIKPGTPFGAIEPWLDRVDQVLVMTVEPGFGGQAFIAEMLPRIAETKARLVGECLLAVDGGIDGRTAPLAAKQGARLLVAGKAIYGERDPKSAAEELRRAATIALQDDMP is encoded by the coding sequence ATGGCCGACTTGGCGGGCTCCATAGGGAGCATCGAAGACGCCGTCGATTACATTCATTGCGACGTAATGGACGGTCATTTTGTCCCTAACCTGACCTTCGGCCCGCCCGTCATCAAGGCGATCAAGCGCGTCTCTGCGGTGCCGCTCGATGTCCATTTGATGATCGAACGTCCCGGCGCCTGGATAGAACGATTTCTCGGTGCCGGACTCGGGAGGGGAGATTACCTGACATTCCACATCGAAGCCGAGCCGGATCCGTCGGAAGCGATCGGCGTCATCCGCGCAGCAGGTGTCGGCGCCGGACTCTCGATCAAGCCGGGGACGCCGTTCGGCGCGATTGAGCCTTGGCTGGACCGTGTCGATCAGGTTCTGGTTATGACCGTAGAGCCAGGTTTTGGGGGACAGGCTTTCATCGCGGAGATGCTTCCGCGAATAGCCGAAACGAAGGCGCGCCTCGTAGGAGAGTGCCTGCTGGCAGTCGATGGCGGTATAGATGGCCGGACTGCACCTCTTGCCGCGAAGCAGGGAGCGCGGCTCCTGGTAGCCGGCAAGGCTATTTATGGCGAAAGAGACCCGAAAAGTGCGGCCGAAGAACTTCGGCGGGCGGCGACCATTGCGTTACAGGACGATATGCCCTAA
- a CDS encoding tetratricopeptide repeat protein: protein MSPSKSRDRSRPNRPLRDNSILHRTMLVLLVPIALQFSVGCAYYNYFYNARKHYREAENQQREAGSRQPARRVSGSSNYDKAIESAGKMLAYYPGSKWEDDALLLIAKAYYRTSKYRSAAGKIDELEAKYPLSELIPEGRLWKGMSLFKLAQPDSARQLLSELTASESSDLIAAQAHLAVGDYYYDDKRWDQALEEYELAAERAGDDEWLRGQAWVRSGECLGLARRHEDAVRFYDRVLARKIPRRLRFEASLQRGVALREAGQIDEAMQVFDDLLDDGAYFEDFPRIELEMARAEAITGRQDDAIARLARSVEGDKRGEVAADAQYELGRLLWQVRRDYGGAVAAFKAVKQAERTARSGPLADSLLAEVEALSKYWYHLRFIERQMTLIDSVQRGLRAMTSADTAFVDSLAPFKDKTPDRTSRASRSRTRDPLARMVEEAKARGDTLGGDTTVSKITAEFDSTAVARIDSLRRASRLKTWLQLAEFHLFERNAADSAGYYLRLTLDQPLDTTMRARALATLAFVARSSGDTTAHDSLYSLILAEPPDPGWEARARKALGRAVEPVVSDMERIMVEAESLWTAGDPTAARHLYLLASASADSGDSRGARALLGAAYITKRVLGEDTLAAQLYGEVVTRFPGSAEARIAQRKYPGQRPTAAPRTPAPKQEMPASPAPEDEFYDRFEMSMPDPSIEEERIYDAAMVDEPPVLTTLPEILRSHLSNYYPMEALAENVRGRVEVELVVSRTGDPRDVVVLMAEPEGRGFDRVAPEVMSLLQYRPGRHQGRPVAVRMKQVLEFPPLGEN from the coding sequence TTGTCGCCCTCCAAGTCAAGAGATCGCTCCCGTCCGAACCGCCCCTTGCGCGATAATTCCATCCTCCACCGGACGATGCTTGTGCTGCTGGTTCCGATTGCGCTCCAGTTTTCCGTCGGCTGCGCATATTACAACTACTTCTACAACGCTCGCAAACACTATCGCGAAGCCGAGAATCAACAACGCGAAGCCGGCTCGCGTCAACCGGCGCGGCGGGTATCGGGCAGCAGCAACTATGACAAAGCCATCGAGTCGGCCGGCAAGATGCTCGCCTACTATCCCGGAAGCAAGTGGGAGGACGACGCCCTCCTCTTGATCGCCAAGGCTTACTACCGCACTTCCAAGTATCGCAGCGCAGCCGGGAAGATCGACGAACTCGAGGCGAAGTACCCTTTGTCGGAACTCATCCCCGAAGGGCGCCTATGGAAGGGAATGTCGCTCTTTAAACTGGCGCAGCCCGACTCGGCGCGGCAGTTGCTCTCCGAACTGACTGCATCCGAATCATCCGACCTGATCGCAGCGCAGGCTCATCTGGCTGTAGGCGACTATTATTACGACGACAAGAGGTGGGATCAAGCCCTCGAGGAGTATGAACTGGCGGCCGAACGGGCCGGCGACGATGAATGGCTGCGCGGCCAGGCATGGGTGAGGTCGGGCGAGTGCCTTGGACTTGCCCGGCGTCACGAGGATGCCGTCCGCTTCTATGACCGTGTCCTGGCTCGCAAGATTCCGCGCCGGCTGAGGTTCGAAGCCTCGCTTCAGCGCGGCGTTGCGCTGCGGGAAGCAGGTCAAATAGACGAGGCGATGCAGGTCTTCGACGACCTCCTGGACGATGGCGCCTACTTCGAGGACTTTCCCCGCATCGAACTTGAAATGGCGCGCGCAGAAGCGATTACCGGCCGGCAGGATGATGCCATAGCCCGTCTTGCCAGATCGGTCGAAGGCGACAAGCGGGGCGAGGTCGCGGCCGATGCGCAGTATGAATTAGGGCGGCTGCTTTGGCAGGTGCGGCGCGACTACGGCGGTGCAGTTGCCGCGTTTAAGGCGGTCAAGCAGGCCGAGCGAACCGCCCGGTCGGGGCCGCTGGCCGACTCACTTCTGGCTGAAGTCGAAGCCCTCAGCAAATATTGGTATCATCTCCGCTTTATTGAGCGGCAGATGACCTTGATCGACAGCGTCCAGAGGGGTCTTAGAGCGATGACCTCTGCAGATACCGCCTTTGTCGATTCGCTCGCACCCTTCAAGGATAAGACTCCGGACCGGACGTCCCGTGCATCAAGGTCCCGCACCCGCGACCCACTCGCCCGGATGGTTGAGGAAGCCAAAGCCCGGGGCGATACACTGGGAGGGGATACTACGGTATCTAAGATTACAGCGGAGTTTGATTCAACTGCGGTGGCGCGGATCGACTCCCTAAGGCGCGCCTCCCGCCTTAAGACCTGGCTGCAACTGGCAGAGTTTCACCTCTTCGAGCGCAACGCAGCCGACAGCGCCGGTTACTACCTTAGGCTCACTTTGGATCAACCGCTCGATACCACCATGCGAGCGCGGGCTTTGGCAACGTTGGCATTTGTAGCGCGCTCGTCGGGGGATACGACGGCGCACGATTCGCTTTATAGTCTTATCCTGGCCGAGCCTCCCGATCCGGGCTGGGAAGCGCGGGCGCGCAAGGCATTGGGTCGTGCCGTCGAACCTGTCGTATCGGATATGGAGCGGATAATGGTGGAGGCGGAATCGCTCTGGACGGCAGGCGATCCAACCGCTGCGCGTCATCTCTACCTACTCGCTTCGGCGAGCGCCGATTCGGGCGATTCGCGGGGGGCTCGAGCGCTATTGGGCGCGGCATACATCACCAAGCGGGTGCTCGGCGAGGATACGCTTGCAGCGCAACTCTATGGCGAGGTTGTGACGCGCTTCCCCGGCTCGGCTGAGGCGCGTATCGCCCAGCGCAAGTATCCGGGGCAGCGTCCGACGGCGGCACCGCGCACACCTGCGCCCAAGCAGGAAATGCCCGCTTCACCGGCACCGGAGGATGAGTTCTACGATCGCTTTGAGATGTCAATGCCGGATCCGTCTATCGAAGAGGAACGTATTTACGACGCTGCGATGGTCGATGAGCCGCCGGTGTTGACGACGCTTCCGGAGATCCTCCGCAGCCACTTGAGCAACTACTACCCGATGGAGGCGTTGGCCGAGAATGTCCGGGGCCGCGTCGAGGTGGAACTTGTGGTGAGCAGGACCGGAGATCCGCGGGATGTTGTCGTACTGATGGCGGAACCGGAAGGACGCGGCTTTGACCGGGTGGCGCCGGAGGTGATGAGTCTTTTGCAATATCGTCCCGGCCGGCACCAGGGACGTCCGGTTGCGGTTCGGATGAAGCAGGTCCTCGAGTTTCCACCGTTGGGAGAGAATTGA
- a CDS encoding PASTA domain-containing protein, translating into MKRRRWQNRLDLIAGLVVVGVGSIWLLAFFDKIVMPLVTRAGAEVAVPNLRRLTYNEAEVLCRKAGLVIARTRDRFDDRIPPGSVVDQFPPAGSVVKPGRTIELVLAASRGMATVPELKGRSPREALLIADSSGLKVDLEHLRYRHSSSDPEGVIIDQKPLAGSDAERGSEVLLTVGLGAFPEHPIVPDLSGRSLPEVRFLLARYNLTAGTIARYPDRSRPPGTVIEQTPRAGSPLPEDGLVAIRIATPPVGGVPVTDTTRYGESINDTAVHPRERR; encoded by the coding sequence GTGAAGCGCCGCCGGTGGCAGAACCGGCTCGATCTCATTGCCGGGCTGGTAGTGGTGGGAGTGGGCAGTATCTGGCTGCTGGCCTTTTTCGACAAGATCGTGATGCCGCTGGTGACCCGCGCCGGTGCCGAGGTTGCGGTCCCGAATCTGCGCCGGCTGACCTATAATGAAGCCGAAGTGCTCTGCCGGAAGGCCGGGTTGGTCATCGCGCGCACCCGGGACCGGTTTGACGACCGCATCCCGCCCGGTTCCGTTGTCGATCAATTCCCGCCTGCCGGATCCGTGGTCAAGCCGGGGCGGACGATTGAGTTGGTCCTGGCTGCGTCGCGAGGAATGGCAACAGTTCCGGAATTAAAGGGAAGATCGCCCCGGGAAGCGTTATTGATTGCCGACTCGAGCGGTCTGAAGGTCGATCTGGAGCATCTCCGTTATCGCCATTCGTCGTCCGATCCGGAGGGAGTCATTATCGACCAGAAACCGCTCGCTGGAAGCGACGCCGAACGCGGTAGCGAGGTTCTACTGACCGTCGGTTTGGGAGCCTTTCCCGAACACCCGATCGTTCCCGACCTGTCGGGTCGCTCGCTACCCGAAGTGCGCTTTCTTCTGGCGCGCTACAATCTGACCGCCGGCACCATCGCACGGTATCCCGACCGGTCGAGGCCGCCCGGAACGGTGATCGAACAGACGCCTCGGGCAGGCTCGCCGCTGCCTGAGGATGGCTTGGTTGCAATTAGAATCGCTACCCCTCCGGTCGGCGGAGTTCCGGTTACGGATACGACTCGCTACGGAGAATCGATTAACGACACGGCAGTCCATCCCCGGGAGCGCCGGTGA
- the rpsT gene encoding 30S ribosomal protein S20, whose product MAHHKSAIKRIRTNLKANLRNRHYRSMLRTAIRRVREAGAGEASRGSLAEAYSLIDKLVIKGILHRNTAARRKAHLARTSSGSKPAS is encoded by the coding sequence ATGGCTCATCACAAGTCCGCCATCAAGCGCATTCGAACCAATCTGAAAGCCAACCTGCGCAACCGCCATTACCGCTCGATGCTCCGGACGGCGATTCGCCGCGTCCGGGAGGCTGGTGCCGGCGAGGCTTCGCGGGGAAGCCTCGCCGAAGCCTATAGCCTGATTGATAAATTGGTCATAAAGGGGATTCTTCACCGCAACACCGCCGCTCGCCGCAAAGCCCACCTGGCACGGACTTCGTCCGGCAGCAAGCCTGCTTCCTGA
- the guaB gene encoding IMP dehydrogenase, whose amino-acid sequence MEKIPSASGEGGKSLQSGGLALTFDDVLIVPRRSGILPRQANLETRLTRNIRLNIPLLSAAMDTVTESKLAISLARQGGIGIIHKNLSIEEQAAQVDTVKRSESFTITSPVTLPSHLPLGRALEVMHRYLISGIPIVDDDRLTGILTHRDIRFAADYNRPIAEYMTKGPLVTAPVGTTLEQAQQILQEKRIEKLPVVDGRGRLVGLITAKDIQKKAMFPHACMDALGRLRVGAAVGVAENTLDRAKALADAGVDVICIDTAHGHSEGVLKMTGRIKSLLPNLDLIAGNVATGAAVRDLVQVGADAVKVGIGAGAICTTRVIAGIGVPQISAILDCAEAALPEGIPIIADGGIRYSGDIAKAIAAGASSVMIGSLFAGMEESPGEMVLWEGRTYKVYHGMGSLAAMKQGSADRYFQEGADPDKLVPEGIEGRVPFKGRLADAVQQMTGGLKAAMGYCGTPDIPSFQRDTRFIRITAAGVRESHPHDVIITREAPNYQTTI is encoded by the coding sequence ATGGAGAAGATTCCTTCCGCTTCCGGCGAGGGCGGCAAGTCGCTTCAGTCCGGCGGCCTTGCCCTCACCTTCGATGACGTCCTGATCGTTCCCCGCCGGTCCGGCATATTGCCGCGACAGGCCAACCTTGAAACCCGTCTCACCCGCAACATCCGCCTCAACATCCCGCTCCTCTCGGCAGCGATGGACACCGTTACCGAGTCTAAACTGGCGATTTCGCTGGCGCGCCAGGGCGGGATCGGCATCATTCACAAGAATCTCTCGATTGAAGAGCAGGCTGCCCAGGTCGATACGGTGAAGCGGTCTGAGAGTTTCACCATCACCTCCCCGGTCACGCTCCCGTCGCATCTTCCGCTTGGCCGGGCGCTCGAAGTGATGCACCGCTACCTCATATCGGGCATCCCGATCGTCGATGACGACCGCCTTACCGGCATCCTGACCCATCGCGACATACGCTTCGCCGCGGACTATAACCGGCCCATTGCGGAGTATATGACCAAAGGGCCGCTGGTAACGGCACCGGTCGGAACGACGCTCGAGCAGGCGCAGCAGATTTTGCAGGAGAAGCGGATCGAAAAGTTGCCGGTGGTCGATGGGCGGGGACGGCTGGTCGGCCTGATTACCGCCAAGGACATTCAGAAGAAGGCGATGTTCCCTCACGCCTGTATGGATGCGCTGGGCCGGCTTCGGGTCGGGGCTGCTGTCGGTGTCGCGGAGAACACCCTTGACCGGGCCAAAGCCCTTGCCGACGCCGGGGTCGATGTGATCTGCATCGACACTGCTCACGGTCATTCGGAGGGCGTTCTGAAGATGACCGGGCGGATCAAGAGCCTCCTGCCCAACCTCGACCTGATCGCCGGCAACGTCGCTACCGGTGCGGCGGTGCGCGACCTCGTTCAGGTTGGAGCCGATGCGGTCAAGGTCGGGATCGGCGCCGGAGCGATCTGCACCACCCGAGTCATTGCCGGGATCGGCGTGCCGCAGATCAGCGCGATCCTCGATTGCGCCGAAGCCGCCTTACCGGAGGGTATCCCGATTATTGCCGACGGCGGCATCCGTTACTCCGGCGACATTGCCAAAGCGATCGCCGCGGGAGCCTCATCGGTCATGATAGGGTCGCTCTTTGCCGGGATGGAAGAAAGCCCCGGCGAAATGGTGCTCTGGGAAGGACGGACCTACAAAGTCTATCACGGGATGGGGTCGTTGGCGGCGATGAAGCAAGGCTCTGCCGACCGTTATTTCCAGGAAGGCGCCGATCCTGACAAATTGGTGCCGGAAGGCATCGAAGGCCGGGTTCCGTTCAAGGGCCGGTTGGCCGATGCTGTCCAACAGATGACCGGCGGACTAAAGGCTGCAATGGGTTATTGCGGAACGCCTGACATCCCGTCATTTCAACGGGATACGCGGTTTATTCGGATCACTGCGGCAGGGGTCCGCGAAAGCCACCCCCACGATGTGATCATCACCCGCGAAGCGCCAAACTATCAGACTACGATTTGA